A stretch of Besnoitia besnoiti strain Bb-Ger1 chromosome V, whole genome shotgun sequence DNA encodes these proteins:
- a CDS encoding DNA-directed RNA polymerase II RPB1 (encoded by transcript BESB_061210) encodes MSSLSSSAALYSSAPLKRVDALQFGVFSSEQIRKMSVCEVTTSELYENGMPKPNGLNDLRLGTLDYRLQCRTCNMDVKNCPGHFGHLNLVKPVYHYGFLGAVLRVLRCVCYACGKLLVDRRDPKIQHLVKIRSPCRRLKHVLDACAGRKRCEGYMPLPADGAAPPAEGGEGGCGCVQPRYFKEGPNIVVLFPESRDEGDEDAPEDVRRIFAAEEAYAVLRRISEEDLKTMGFDPERAHPASFILSTLPVPPLAVRPSVQYGSARSEDDLTLKLVDIVKTNLSLKRQGDSVPSAVLQEMVMLLQYHVTTLFDNDIPGMPVATTRGKKPIKSIRTRLKGKEGRLRGNLMGKRVDFSARTVITGDPMLPIDTVGVPKSIAMTLTYPEFVTPLNINQLRQLVKTGPFDWPGAKYVIRDDGSRFDLRHAKKGGEVVLEVGYRVERHMRDGDFVLFNRQPSLHKMSIMGHQVKILPYSTFRLNLSVTSPYNADFDGDEMNLHLAQSEETRAEIKHLMKVPKQIVSPQGNKPVMGIVQDSLLAVSKFTRRDTFLTKPMVFNLLLQIPYWSGVVPPPAIFHPVPLWTGKQLFSLLLFFDSAGTGGSTKSRINMQRDVGAGLVDRKKENLFISERDERVVIRQGELLAGKICKKIVGSASGSLIHLLWLEAGPERTKDFLSTLQKLTNYWLLHQGFTVGCKDIIANEETNEKVRDILDQAKKEVDKLTRLAHRGRLESQPGKSLRESFEARVNKELNSARERSGKVAAESLDESNNIMAMVLAGSKGSTINISQIMACVGQQNVEGKRIPFGFNERSLPHFHKFDYSPPSRGFVENSYLSGLEPHELFFHAMGGREGIIDTACKTSETGYIQRRLMKAMEDVMVYYDRTVRNSICEVLQFLYGEDGMSGEYVEDQTVELMTLDNEKLKRLFRHDVDQESYGKGWLSDDMRNEILTDFELQQPLEEEFEAIREDKNRLCRHIFKDGETKQHIPINILRLLEFAKAQFPGGDQFRRQNPIEIARKVNELLNDKLVVVKQTTKADAISAEVQENATIFMKAHLRTVLNSRRLLERERVGPKALQWLLGEVERQFHRALAHAGECVGAIAAQSIGEPATQMTLNTFHFAGVGSKNVTLGVPRLKELINVAKQVKTPSLTVYLQDEIAMDQERAKDVQTHLEHTTLDRVTVMSQVIYDPDPTDTIIPQDRQWVRDYYEFPDDDELPNNLGRWLLRVQMASKVMIDKKLTMKEIGEKIYAEFPNEELDCIWTDDNSDDLVLRIRIKHQPGMGEGGEEEKDEDDVSEAEDRFLQKLMMQCLAGITLRGITNISKVYMREEARTVYNAQLGKFERTNNWVLDTDGCNLEDVLPIPMVDNTRTTSNDMTEIFHVLGIEAVRRALLRELRAVISFDGSYVNYRHLAILCDTMTQKGYLMSITRHGINRIDKGPLMKCSFEETVEILMEAAVFAETDHLKGVTENIMVGQLCPLGTGYFDVLIDEEKLKDASHNLDGVGLVGGDLDGFLGASPAGAASDPHLITPDGSFTPSPHQLNSVFSPMPFSTVYTSFATSPTNPLSPTALGGSNAAGVDTQQLGGKFSPTQQTPRSPTSPMSPLTCFSPRDPHSPLSPGAGPPGGVFSPTSPILGSALETSSLSYSPSSPQSAYFQGDGSSSSVDMVISPGGVDSDGSRVRGGSSYSPTSPTLSPSYSPSSPPSYSPTSPAYSPTSAVMSVTSPVDKGGRVMSPFSPGNNPMSPHFSASSPSYSPTSPVQQSNPTSPTSPYSPAYSPTSPRYSPTSPMYSPTFAPYSPQSPSYGGAPGQGPLSPSFNVQSPRYSPSSPAAYSPTSPMPNVNTSPSYDDAHAGGGGTYSPTSPMYEANDPFSPDPFAAEVVDEVGDEAALDSPTGDGNPVNEGDGAQA; translated from the exons ATGTCGTCGCTttcgtcctcggcggcgctgtattcgtcggcgccgctgaaGCGCGTCGACGCGCTTCAGTTCGGCGTATTTTCCTCTGAACAGATTCGCAAGATGTCGGTCTGCGAGGTGACCACGTCTGAGTTATACGAGAACGGGATGCCGAAGCCGAACGGGCTGAACGACTTACGGCTGGGGACGCTCGACTACCGCCTGCAGTGTCGCACGTGCAACATGGACGTGAAGAACTGCCCGGGTCACTTCGGGCACCTGAACCTCGTGAAGCCGGTTTACCACTACGGGTTCCTGGGCGCGgtgctgcgcgtcctccgctgcgtgTGCTACGCGTGCGGCAAGCTGCTCGTCGACCGGCGCGACCCCAAGATTCAGCACCTCGTGAAGATTCGCTCGCCCTGCCGGCGGCTGAAGCACGTCctcgacgcctgcgccggccgcaaGCGCTGCGAGGGGTACATGCCTCTCCCagcggacggcgccgcgccgccagccgagggcggcgagggcggctgcggctgcgtgcaGCCCCGCTACTTCAAAGAGGGTCCCAACATCGTGGTGCTGTTCCccgagagccgcgacgagggcgacgaggacgcgcctGAAGACGTCCGCCGCAtcttcgcggcggaggaggcgtaCGCCGTGCTGCGGCGCATCTCTGAGGAAGACCTCAAGACGATGGGGTTCGATCCGGAGCGCGCGCATCCCGCCTCGTTCATCCTCTCCACGCTCCCTGTCCCGCCGCTGGCTGTGCGGCCCTCCGTTCAGTACGggagcgcccgcagcgaagacgacttGACGCTCAAACTCGTCGACATCGTGAAAACCAACCTTTCGCTCAAGCGACAGGGCGACAGCGTGCCCAGTGCCGTCCTCCAAGAGATGGTCATGCTGCTGCAGTACCACGTGACTACGCTCTTCGACAACGACATCCCTGGCATGCCCGTGGCGACCACTCGCGGGAAAAAACCCATCAAG TCCATTCGCACGCGACTGAAGGGCAAGGAaggccgccttcgcggaaACCTCATGGGCAAGCGCGTAGATTTCTCCGCGCGCACCGTCATCACAG GAGACCCCATGCTGCCGATCGACACGGTCGGCGTGCCCAAGAGCATTGCGATGACGCTGACCTACCCCGAGTTCGTCACGCCACTCAACATCAaccagctgcggcagctggtCAAGACTGGACCCTTCGACTGGCCCGGCGCGAAATACGTCAtccgcgacgacggcagtcG GTTCGATCTCCGGCACGCTAAGAAGGGCGGTGAAGTTGTCTTGGAAGTTGGGTACCGTGTCGAGAGGCACATGCGTGACGGCGACTTTGTGCTGTTTAATCGACAGCCATCGCTTCACAAAATGTCTATAATGGGTCACCAAGTCAAGATCCTTCCCTACTCGACTTTCCGCCTCAACCTGTCGGTCACGTCGCCCTACAACGCCGATTTCGATGGAGATGAAATGAACTTGCATTtggcgcagagcgaagaAACACGCGCAGAGATCAAACATCTGATGAAAGTCCCGAAACAAATCGTCTCGCCGCAGGGAAACAAACCCGTCATGGGTATCGTGCAG GACTCGCTGTTGGCGGTGAGCAAGTTCACGCGCCGCGACACGTTTTTGACGAAGCCGATGGTGTTCAacttgctgctgcagatTCCGTACTGGAGCGGCGTggtgccgccgcctgcgattTTTCATCCCGTCCCGCTGTGGACGGGGAAGCAGCTTTTTTCGCTGTTGCTGTTTTTCGACTCCGCCGGCACGGGTGGCAGTACCAAGTCGCGGATCAACATGCAGCGCGACGTCGGGGCGGGCCTTGTCGACCGGAAGAAGGAGAATCTGTTCatcagcgagcgcgacgagcgcgtAGTAATCCGCCAGGGCGAGTTGCTGGCGGGTAAGATCTGCAAGAAGATCGTCGGCTCAGCGAGCGGCTCGCTGATTCACCTGCTCTGGCTCGAGGCCGGACCCGAGCGCACCAAGGACTTCCTCTcgacgctgcagaagctGACGAACTACTGGCTGCTTCACCAGGGCTTCACTGTCGGCTGCAAAGACATCATCGCGAACGAAGAGACCAACGAAAAAGTGCGCGACATCCTCGACCAAGCCAAGAAGGAAGTCGACAAActcacgcgcctcgcccaccgcggtcgcctcgaGTCGCAACCCGGTAAAAGCCTGCGCGAGAGCTTCGAGGCCCGCGTCAACAAAGAGCTCAACAGCGCCCGCGAACGCAGTGGAAAAGTCGCCGCAGAAAGCCTCGACGAATCCAACAACATCATGGCTATG GTGTTGGCTGGCTCGAAGGGAAGCACGATTAACATCTCGCAGATTATGGCCTGCGTCGGTCAGCAGAACGTCGAGGGCAAGCGAATTCCCTTCGGGTTCAACGAGCGCTCCCTGCCGCATTTCCACAAGTTCGACTACTCGCCGCCCAGTCGCGGCTTTGTCGAAAACAGCTACCTTTCGGGCTTGGAGCCTCACGAGCTCTTCTTCCACGCCATGGGTGGTCGCGAAGGTATTATCGACACGGCCTGCAAGACTTCAGAGACCGG GTACATTCAGCGTCGTCTGATGAAGGCGATGGAGGACGTGATGGTCTACTACGACCGCACAGTGCGCAACTCGATTTGCGAGGTGCTTCAGTTTTTGTATGGAGAGGACGGCATGAGCGGCGAGTACGTGGAGGATCAGACGGTAGAGTTGATGACTCTGGACAACGAGAAGCTGAAGCGGCTCTTCCGCCACGACGTCGACCAGGAGAGCTACGGGAAGGGGTGGCTGTCGGATGACATGCGCAACGAGATTTTGACAGACTTTGAGCTGCAGCAACCGCTCGAGGAGGAGTTCGAGGCGATCCGCGAAGACAAAaaccgcctctgcaggcacaTCTTCAAGGACGGCGAGACCAAGCAGCACATTCCCATCAACATCTTGCGCCTGCTCGAGTTCGCCAAAGCGCAGTTCCCGGGCGGAGATCAGTTCCGCAGGCAGAACCCGATCGAAATCGCCCGGAAAGTGAACGAGCTGCTCAACGACAAACTCGTCGTCGTCAAGCAAACGACCAAGGCGGATGCAATCTCCGCAGAAGTCCAAGAGAACGCCACTATCTTCATGAAGGCTCACCTCCGCACCGTCCTCAACTCCAGACGCCTCCTCGAACGCGAGCGCGTCGGGCCTAAGGCCCTGCAG TGGCTGCTTGGAGAAGTCGAACGCCAGTTTCACCGCGCCCTGGCGCACGCGGGCGAGTGCGTGGGCGCGATTGCGGCGCAGTCGATTGGAGAGCCGGCAACGCAGATGACGCTGAACACTTTTCACTTTGCTGGTGTCGGAAGCAAAAACGTCACGCTCGGTGTGCCGCGCCTCAAGGAGCTGATCAACGTCGCGAAGCAAGTCAAGACGCCCTCGCTGACAGTCTACCTGCAGGATGAAATCGCGATGGATCAAGAGCGAGCCAAGGACGTTCAG acgcactTGGAGCACACGACGCTGGACCGCGTGACGGTGATGTCGCAAGTGATTTACGACCCCGATCCGACCGACACGATTATCCCGCAAGACAGGCAGTGGGTTCGCGACTACTACGAGTTCCCTGACGACGACGAGTTGCCGAACAATCTGGGTCggtggctgctgcgcgtgcagaTGGCGAGCAAGGTGATGATTGACAAGAAGCTCACGATGAAGGAGATTGGCGAGAAGATCTACGCTGAGTTCCCCAACGAGGAGCTGGACTGCATCTGGACCGACGACAACAGCGACGACTTGGTTTTGCGCATTCGCATCAAACACCAGCCGGGCatgggcgagggcggcgaggaggagaaggacgaagacgacgtcTCGGAGGCAGAGGACCGCTTCCTGCAGAAACTCATGATGCAGTGCCTCGCCGGCATCACCCTCCGAGGCATCACAAACATCTCCAAGGTGTATatgcgcgaggaggccagAACTGTCTACAACGCTCAGCTC GGCAAGTTCGAGCGAACGAACAACTGGGTGCTTGACACGGACGGCTGCAACTTGGAAGACGTGCTTCCGATTCCGATGGTCGACAACACGCGGACGACTTCGAACGACATGACCGAGATCTTCCACGTGTTGGGCATCGAAGCAGTCCgccgggcgctgctgcgcgagctgcgcgcggttATTTCTTTCGACGGCAGCTACGTGAATTATCGACACCTGGCGATTCTCTGCGACACGATGACGCAGAAGGGCTACCTGATGAGCATCACGCGCCACGGCATCAACCGCATCGACAAAGGGCCGCTGATGAAGTGTAGCTTCGAGGAGACAGTCGAGATCCTCATGGAGGCCGCAGTCTTTGCGGAAACAGATCACCTGAAGGGCGTCACGGAGAACATCATGGTCGGGCAGCTCTGTCCGCTGGGAACGGGTTACTTTGACGTCTTGATTGACGAGGAGAAGCTGAAGGACGCCTCGCACAACCTCGATGGAGTCGGTCTCGTCGGCGGAGACTTGGACGGCTTCctgggcgcgtcgccggcgggcgcggcgtctgatCCACACCTGATCACGCCGGATGGGTCCTtcacgccttcgccgcaccAGCTGAACTCGGTCTTCTCGCCGATGCCCTTCTCCACGGTATACACGTCCTTCGCGACGAGCCCGACGAACCCGCTGTCTCCgaccgcgctcggcggctccaacgccgcgggcgtcgacACGCAGCAGCTCGGCGGGAAGTTCTCCCctacgcagcagacgccgcggtcgccgaccTCGCCCATGTCGCCGCTGACCTGCTTCTCGCCCCGAGACCCGCACAGTCCGCTGTCTCCAGGCGCAGGCCCACcgggcggcgtcttctcgccgacCTCGCCGATCCTCGGCAGCGCCCTGGAGACCTCCTCGCTGTCCTACTCaccctcctcgccgcagtCTGCGTACTTCcagggcgacggcagctcGAGCAGCGTGGACATGGTGATATCTCCCGGCGGCGTCGACTCAGACGGCAGCCgtgtccgcggcggctcgtcGTACTCGCCGACGTCGCCGACCCTGTCGCCGTCGTattcgccctcctcgccgccgagctACTCGCCGACTTCGCCCGCGTACTCGCCCACGTCGGCCGTCATGAGCGTCACGTCGCCTGTCGACAAGGGCGGGCGCGTCATGAGTCCCTTCTCCCCGGGCAACAACCCCATGTCGCCGCacttctccgcgtcctcgccctcctaCTCGCCTACCTCCCCCGTCCAGCAAAGCAACCCGACGTCGCCCACGTCGCCCTATTCGCCCGCGTACTCGCCGACCTCCCCGAGATACTCGCCGACCTCCCCCATGTACTCCCCGACCTTCGCCCCCTACTCCCCGCAAAGCCCCAGCTACGGCGGCGCCCCGGGACAGGGACCTCTTTCGCCGA GCTTCAACGTCCAGTCTCCTCGGTattcgccgtcgtctcctgcCGCGTACTCGCCGACGTCGCCGATGCCAAATGTGAACACGTCGCCCTCGTACGAtgacgcacacgcaggaggcggcggaaccTACTCCCCAACTTCGCCGATGTATGAGGCAAATG ATCCCTTCTCGCCGGATCCGTTTGCCGCAGAGGTGGTTGACGAGgtgggcgacgaggcggcgcttgACAGCCCCACAGGCGATGGCAACCCCGTGAatgaaggcgacggcgcacaAGCCTAG
- a CDS encoding putative LSU ribosomal protein L14P (encoded by transcript BESB_061220) translates to MFFLSNFCLGLWRQSIVRCADNTGVIKACIIGIRNKYGTGKIGARIRVSVRDKTPECTAPKLPKGIIVRRRKESARKDGSYIKFDENAFVIIQKNKARGTKIKGPVPMEIRHNCKSLARWIF, encoded by the coding sequence ATGTTTTTCCTTTCCAACTTTTGTCTCGGCCTGTGGAGGCAGTCGATTGTGAGGTGCGCAGACAACACCGGCGTGATAAAAGCGTGCATCATCGGCATCCGGAATAAGTACGGGACTGGGAAAATCGGCGCGCGCATTCGCGTGTCAGTTCGAGACAAAACGCCGGAATGCACTGCCCCGAAGTTGCCGAAAGGCATCATCGTCAGACGAAGGAAGGAATCCGCTCGGAAAGACGGCAGCTACATAAAGTTCGATGAAAATGCTTTCGTCATCATCCAAAAGAACAAGGCCCGAGGCACCAAGATCAAAGGGCCGGTCCCCATGGAGATTCGCCACAACTGCAAGTCTCTCGCCCGATGGATCTTCTGA